CCCCGCGTTCACTGCAAGCCCTGAGCATTTGGCGCTTGGCCCCCGGAGCGTAAACCTAAGTGTTCGGTCTCAGACACGGAAGACAACTTCAAGTGCCATTTTCCAATGTAAGCATTTAGAGGCAATTTGGAAATTGAAACGAATCTTTATATGCAAGACTTGACGTTTCACAGGCCCTTTACAGCTGCGGTTAGAAAGGCAGCTAAGAACCCCGTGGACGGGCCGCAAGGAGACGAttcaaaggaaagcaaaaacgCACAGTTAGAAATTTGATATTAACCGCGCACTTCCAAGTCAAGCAAGCTTAATGATAATTGCCGCGAGTGTTTGCTTTGCTTATGCCGGAGAAAAAGGGGAAACGCTCGGACAGAGAAGTTACCCTAAAGAGGTACATCTTTTAAAAGGGGGGAAATATCTCTGAGGCCGACGTTGGCTCACTGGCAAGCTGAAACTGTGTATGGGCACCAATTTCTCGCCAGTTACCTGGAAGCGGAACCTCAAGACCGATCGTCTGGGAGACGCGAGTGTGTGTTAAGCGGGGGGCTGTTTTCGATAGGAAGGCGCAGCGCCTCTCCTCAGAGCGGGCTGCGGACCCGGAGACCCTCTCCTGAACCCCGGTTCCCGGGTCGGAGGCCCGGGCGCACGCCGCGCAGAGCGCCCGGCTGCCGGTGCCGGTGCCGTCCGCCGCCCCGGGGCGCGCCGCCGCGCGAGCGGCCTTTATTTGCAGTCTCTTTAACTTTCCATTTctggttcccttcccttcccttcgaGCGCCCTGCGGCGGAGTGTTAGACAAGCTCTGTCGTCTGTGGGCTCTCACCTCAGAGTCAATATTATCTCAGATGGGCACAATAGACTGGAATGAAAAGCTAATATTGAACCAATGAGGTCCCTGCCCGCGCCGCCGCGATGCCACCCTTTGTTGCGCTGCTCCCGGCGAGCCGCGGGCGGCCGGCTAAGCGGAGGGCGGCTGCGGTCGGGCCTCTCCGGGTCCCCGCCGGGGTGGGGGAGACGGGCAGACCCAGCGCGGAGGCCTCGGAGGCCCGACGCGGAGGTCCCTGCGGGCCCCGCTCGGCCTCTCCTCCAGCCGCCGGGGACTGGCCGCGGGGCCGGGAGGGAAGCCGGGCGCACCGCGTGTCCCCGCGCCCAGACGCGGCGGGGACGCAAACAGGGGGAGCGGGGCCTGGTGCGCCCAACCCCCGGGCTCTAGGAGCCCCGAAATGTGAGTGTGGTGGGGACGTGCAGCTGCGGGGCCCCCGCTAGAGGGGCTCCCTCGCGCTCGCCCTGGGGGCAGCCTGGCCGCCGCTGGTAATTAAAGGCCGCCGGGCCCAGGCTCCGGGAGGGGTTCTCGTCGGGATCGGGGAGGGGGGAAGGCGGGAAGCCCCTCTCGGCGGGCCTCTTCGGAAGCTCCCAGCCCCCGTACACTCTTCCGTCCCGCGCTAGGTCGGCGCAGGCTGGCAGAGCTAGGGAGGCGGAGGTGGCTGGACCAGGGCGCCTCGCCGGCTGGGACCGGAGCTGGCACGGCGCTCCGACTTTTCCGTCCGCAGGCACGGGCGCTGCGCTGCAGGTTTCAGGGCTGCTCTGGGGCGCCCACAAAAGCAGCGCCAGGGTGCGGGGTGCACGGAGTCTCGGCCGTGGCCTCCGAGCGCCCGGGCCTCCCAGCGTTGCCCTGCCAGTTCCTCAGCTCCCCGGCTGCAGAGAAGCCGCCGACGGCCCTCTCGTCCCAAACCCTGGCCTTGAATCCGCAGGAGGGGGACCAGGGCAGGAGAAAGAGCGCGCGGGGCGAGGCCTGAGGACGGAAAAGACGGTCTGCAGGACAATGGTGGGCAAGTGGCTTCCACGCAAGCGCCGGGGTTCGCTACGTGGGGCCGCCTGCACCAGCCTCGCTGCGTGAGACGGTTTGGGCGCCCCCGTCCGCCTGCGGGGGGCTCCTCGCTTCCTTTTCTCATTGGCTTGAATGTAGGTGTCTGGCAAcactggagggggcggggctgtcCCAGGGTCCCTCGTGGAATGCCCACTGCATGCACGGCCAGGAGGTGAGAGTGCTTTGGggaacccctctgagcctcagttttttaaCTCTGGAAAATGGGTGTTAGGATTCCTTCCATATCAGATTCTGAAGTTCACTTGAGATCATGAGTGTGAGCAAACTGGCTTTGAAATGCCACAACTTCTTCTACACCTTCCAGGCATCCTCTCCAGATTTCAAGGAGATCTTCAGCCTCCAAGAGATCCTCtccactttccttctttcctcgGAGGGCCAGGATCCCTTTCTAAGCCCTAGGGCAGCCCCCAGAGTCCAGAAAATAGAAAGGTATTAGAAGAAGAGACAATTCAGTTCCAAAAGAGGGGCTGACGGGGCACTAGTGTTTCAGGGTCGAAGGTTCATTGGCGCTGACAATCCCAAGGAGCTCCTTAAAGGACTGAACCTCAGTTTACAAGGTTGGTCACAGGTGGCAAAAGCAACCTCAAACGAAAAGAGAGCAGAGGGGTCCGAAGGTCCGTCTGCCACCTCCCATGCTGGTCCTGTGGCCTGCTGGACACCTTGCCCAGCCTCTGGGAGCACCTGGAGATGGTTACTGCCCTGTGGCCCAGCGGAGCTATGGTTGTGGGGGCAGATGGAGGGGAATGTGAGCACATTGGGGGGAGCGTGTAGGAGAGTGCTATTCCCACCCCTGCGGAGCAGGGGTCGCCTGAGCAAGGCCAGCGTTTCCTAACTCCTGCTTGTCTGTCTGTGTCCATCGGTCTGTCCCTCGCCTATCTTTGCTTGGCCTTAGACTCATTTGAAAGCagctgagggagaaagaaatcgGGGCCTCCTTTGATTCTGCCTCTTTGCTTTCAGTAGTGAGCCCAGGCAGTGTGTTGAGGGATTGATGATCTTCAACGTGATGAAGGAAGTAAAACTCTAGGGTCAGCTCCTGCGTGTGGCTCCAACGGGTCATGCCGAGTTCCTCGCTCAGAATTGTTGGATCTAAAATCAGACAGATCTCGGGAGACCCAGGAGTTCACGAGCTCCTGCTAGCGTCCAGAGAAGGGCAGCACCGGTCTCCTGCAGTCGCCTGGGAAAGCAGAGGCCGAGACCAGGGTCCGGACAGGCCTGTGAGGGCTTGGCCCCCAGGTGGACGCTTTGAAGTTACCTGGAGGCTGTCGCTGGGATTTCCAGCTAACTCCGCCAGGGTTATTCTCGGGAGAAGCTAGGCTGTCCCGAGACAGACGGCGTCCGCGGGCTCCAAGAGGAAGGGGCCGGTCACCCGGGCCCACCGCGGCCACCCAATCGCCACCTCGGGAATAACCACCAGGACCCCTGTCTCCAGCTATCACTGGCCGCCCACGAGGGGGCGCAAAGCTGGGACAGCCGCACCCCGCGACCCAGTCCTTTGACTCCACCCCACCTGGGGCCCGCGCTGGGCAACCTGGGTCCATTCTTTGAACCGCCGCGGTCCGGCAGCGGGCTCTGGGACCTCAGGCATGGCGTCGTGGGTGCATTTGCGCGGTAGTTGGCCATCGCCCTGGCACGGGCGGTCACGGCCGCCCCGTCCTTTCTAGAAGCGAACCCGTTCCCCCCTTCCTTGCACACTTCGAAAAGAAGCCCAACTCCTCCTGGAGCTGGAATTCGAAGGGCTGGAGccgatggagggaggggggacgCGTTTCCAAGTCTTTGTTTCTACTCTGTAGTCCGCGCGTCTCCGTAGACCCCCCTCTTCCGGCCCAGATTGCGGTCGCCGCCAGAGCTCGGCAGTGGGGCGCAACCCCAGCACCCCCGGGGCGCGCCGGGCTCGGGGGCTCCGCGGGCAGCCCGCCCGCTCCGGCCCCCGCCACTAGGCGCCGCTGCGCGCACGCAGATCCCCACCGCTGAGCAGCCGCCGGGGAGGGCGCCAGGAAGGGAATTTGCTCTaataacaaatgttttaaaaacaggttttaaaGCTATGAGTTCTTCTTTGCGTTTTCCCACCCTCTCCCTACGCGTTCGGAGAGGCCAGGTGACTGGGACTCTCAGAGTGGGCTGGAGGAATTCCTAACCCAGCCCTGAGGCCTCCCCATCCCGGGGAAACTTCGCTTTGCGTTGGGCCGGGGAGAGGGCTCACCCTCCGCTCTGGTCCGCGGCGCCGGTGGGTGCCGGCTCCCAGGGACAGCCCTGGACGTGGCGGAGCGCACCCGGTGGGCGCGACCACGCCAGGCCGTGGCCTAACAACCATGTCTGATGGACGGTGGCTGTGCCAAACATGAGCTCACCGACGCCTCTCAACAACTGTTAAGATATTGAGATTTACTTTTCACggaggagaaaactgagagcCAAGAAGGTGGTCACGACGGTCGTGACCCCACACAGCAACCTGACCGTCCATCCCGAATTGCAGGGAGGCTGTGAATGCACCCCAGGCAGGAAACTCAGAGCAGACAGTTATGGGGTCTGCCCTCTGTTGCCTCGCACTAGCCAGGAATCCAGGCCTCTCTCACCCCAACACCTCCCTAAGGAAGTCCCCTACccttggggaggaggagagggaagcacCGAGAAGCCAGTGGCAGGAGCTTGAGACCAGCAGTAGCTTATGTTGCACAACTATATTGTTCAGTCTTGAAACCCAGCAGTGAGCCCTGGAGGTGGgcaggtaataataataacagcaacatcAAGGACAGGAGCTCACGATTCTAGCTCATTCTACGCCAATCACAATAAGCCCTTTGCTTGGCTTATCTCCTTGAACAACCCCAAGGGCCAAGATACTATTATTTATCTCCAGTTCTCAGAAGAGAACggcacagagaggtcaggtaatttgctcaaagtcaccCAGACCtgactggctttttttcttttttttgcagggaccgggggtgggggtggggggatggaacGGGTTCTGTAAAACACACAGTAAAATTCACCCTGTACAGCGTACAGGTCTATGAGTTTTGAAAAACGCTCAGAGAAGTGTAATTACCACCGTCACCAAAAGTAGAAGGGTTCTGTTACGCCTCCAAACAGGCCTGACTTCTACCCTCCACTGCTCCAACTGCCTCGCAGGCAGTCTTGGCCGCATTTGCACCGGTGACAAAATGGAGGTCGGGAGAGCTTGTGGTGTTTGCCCAGCCAGTAAGTGACAGATCCGAGACTCGAACCTTCACCTGGTGTCTGCTGGTCCGGCGGCCGGCGGAGCGTGGATTCCGGGATCGACAGAGCTCAGCCTGCGGCGGTTTGGGGCCTGTAGGAAAGGGAGCCCTTTGCTCTAAGATGGAGCCTCAGAAATCCCCTCACTGTTCATTGCAGGCTCCCAGTACTTAACCAATCACCCATCCCTCCAGGGCAGCTAGGGAACAAAGAGGGGCCGGATTCTGCGAGGCCCGAGCCGCGAATAAAGTGAGCGGCAGCCGGGCGGTGCGAGGGCCAGGGGTAGAGTTGGCTCAGGGTCCGGGTCCAGACCAGAATGCCCAGTGCCCTGTGGAGCCTCACCCACCAGTCTGGTTAATGAGTTACTGTCCTCGTTAATTCTCCCACACGTCGGGGTGGTTGCTTGAACCTTCCCGAGTTCCTCAGGTCCCTGGCGCATGAATTAGCATAGATTATCCGGCTTCCAGGGCTTCTGCGACCAGCCCCAAACCCACTTATCTCTCTGGTGGGCCTGAGCGAGGCTTGGGGCGGGTAGCActtggggcagaggaagaggctgCTCCCTCACCCTTGCCCACCTGCTGTCCACGAAACACCTTGGGCCCAACGTGGCCCCTCTGTGCAGTTTGCAGGAGGTTGGTGGCCTGGAGAGGATATTGCACGGAGGGAGACAAGGCTCCCAGGAGACTGGGCCCTTTGCCCTGGGCCCAACTTTCCTGCCTctggcaggaggaggagagggtctGGGCTCCAGACCGTCGCTCACTCCCTGGGGTACCCTGGACACTCCTAGCCAAAGGTAGGAAAGGGTTCAAGGAAGTACCAACAACACCTCAGCGCTAAGcctgagacattaaaaaaaaaggttaaaagccCTTACATTTCATACACCGTGGCGGGCCTCACCCCACCTCCCGGACACAAACTGGATCCCCTTTGCCCTCAAGGTCATCTACTCTCAGGCCCCCAGCCAAGACCCCTAATACGAACTGTGAAATTAAATGCTCATTCCCCACCCTGTGGCCAGGGCGGGGCTTTTTCGTCCTCCTACTTTTCCACTTGGAGCCTAACTGCCAAGTTTGGAGAGCCTGGTCTGAGGACAAGCCTGACCTTCCATTCCTCCTGGAGAGCCTTCCGGGAAGGAGGACTTCTCCCTCTGGTTCCAGGATCCACGATCTACAGCCCACCTAAACTGGGCGTTTCTTCCCAGCTTTGGAAATGGAGGGCTGACCTCTAGCTCCATTCCAGGCTTGCTGGTTAGCACAGCCAGAAGACCTCCCATTTCTCGGTGGCTTCAGGCTCCCTGCTGGCCTGGGCACTGGTGGGGCTTATGTCCCTACAGCCTAACTGAGGGAGGGATTTCTGAACTGGAGACGATATTTCTGGAGGTCGGTGGTTCAGGCCATAGGGAGGTACATCTCCAGATACACCCCACCCCCGGAAGCCGCACTGGACACCCCGTATCCTTGGGCCTGGGAAAAaggatggggggttgggggtgctTCTGCAAAGCACGACCACAAGAACCTGCTAAGGGTGAATACCCAGCCACCACCCCTGCCCAGAGCTGGCGTCAGAGGTCTGAAGCCTGAGACAGGGGCAGTCAGATTTCTCAGGGCATGAGGGGAAAGCGGAGGTCCACACCTGTCTTGGGTgtggatgtgtgtatatgtgcctTCTGTGGGAAaggtgggcggggggggaggggacaaccCAGATGATCTCTGTTAGCTAAGGTCAGGTgcccagacacacccagaaaacaCAATTCTAACCTCTCTTTCCTGGAGGGTTTCCCTAAAAGgtttcccctccccatcccaaaGCAAATTATGCCTGGAATCAAGTTGAGAAATTGATGTGAACATAAAAATACATCAGATGAAACCACAGAGGACCCGGGGAGAACCCAGGACAGTGAGGTGGGTAGTTGGGGAAGCGGGGAAGTGTGTCCAAAAACCCAGACCCTCAACCGATGAAGCTGCAGTCTCCTCTCGGACTTTGCTCTTTCCTCCCCCCGGCCAATCGACTTTTCTCGGGTCTCACAGCAACCTAGTCACCAAACACAGGCATTTCTTCCTCCTTAAGAGAAATGGCATGGGCCTCTAAGTAATAGATTTAAAGgatgccagattttttttttctcattaattgtAAACGTGCAAAATACCTGCTGGTACTTCACTTTAGAAGAATGCAATTggcaagaaggggaaaaaaaaaggaaaaaagaagcgGCTGATGAATAGATAATAGATCTTTAACCACCAATAAACAGAGAGCAGCGCCAGCAGCCTGGGGGATGTGATCATAATTATGCCGTTGCGTGAGCCAATGGGGACGAGGGAACTCGGCCCTAAAATCATCCCAAAACCGAAGGCGAGCTCGAAAATGCGGACACGGCCTGGGAGCGGAGACGCGATCTGCAGTCCCTAGTTGCAATCCCTGCACAGCAACCCGCCCCTGGGACGACAGATAACAGAATAATAACAGaagtaataatagtagtaataataatgataagaataataacaaaaaggaCAGCGATAGTCATAATGACAAAACGGACAAAAATAATAACGACAACGGACAACGGACCGATAATAGTAACACCACATCAGTCTTTCCCCTGACCTTGGACCCCGTGGTCCCAGATATTGCCAAAGGAACTGTTTTGGGTAAGGAGGTGAGAACCCTcccagagagaaaaagtgagagccCGCAGGGCTGGTTGGAAGCCTGGCGCCTGGGCAGGGTCGTTGACTCGTGTCTCAACTTGCAAACGAACAAACAGGGTCAACAATCGCGAGCACCGCGACCCTGAGACCTCGTTGCTACGCGTGGTTGgagaccacccccccaccccccagcccaggcTCCTTTCTCACCTGGGAAACCGCCGGGAGTTGTGCTGGGGGTGGGAACTGGTGTCACCGAACAGTTCCGTTAGCCTTCGTCCGGAACCCACCCCTGCCTGCTTACCCTCGCGGTGCTCCCGGGGCGATCCCCGCTTCCCCGACGCGGGGCCACGGGAGGCAGCGGCGGCCGAGAGCTAGGCGCCAGGCATCTGCGTATCTGTCCGTCCGTCTGTCCCACCAGCTCGGGATCCAGGGGGCCGCAGCAGAGGCGGCACGGGCCGGGGACTCTGCAGGGACCGGGGTGCCCCGGAGGGAGTGGTGGTAGTGTAGGAGGAGGCggtggcagagggggaggaggtggggaaagaggaggaggaagaagaggaggaggagaagaaggaggaagaggaggaggaggaggaggaggaggagaaggagaagacgccggaggaagaggaggaggcgaaagaggaggaggagaagccgCAGCGGGCGCCGCGGGAGCGAGTGAGCTGGGAGCGCGGGGCGAAGGCGCGGCGAGGCCGGCGGCCTGGCGGGCGCAGGAGGCTCGGCCGAGGCAGCGGCGCCGACTCCGTTCCACACTCGGCCGGGATCCAGGCCTCCGGGTTCCCAGGCGCTCGCCTCCCTCTGACGCACTTTAAAGAGTCTCCCCCCTTCCACCTCAGGGCGAGTAATAGCGACCAATCATCAAGCCATTTACCAGGCTTCGGAGGAAGCTGTTTATGTGATCCCCGCACTAATTAGGCTCATGAACTAACAAATCGTTTGCACAACTTGTGAAGAAGCGAACACTTCCATGGATTGTCCTTGGACTTAGGGCGCCCTGCCCGCCTTttgcagaggagagaaaactttttttttttttttgcctcccccGAGAAActttcccccccctcctccctgcctctaaCTCCGATCCCCCCCACGCCATctcgccaaaaaaaaaaaaaaaagaaaaaaaaaagaaaaaaaaaaagaaaaaaaagaaaaagaaaaaaaaagaaaaaaaattaccccaaTCCACGCCTGCAAATTCTTctggaaggatttttttccccctctctccaggTTGGGCGCGTTTGGTGCAAGATTCTCGGGATCCTCGGCgttgcctctccctccccctcccccctcctttccttttcctttcctttctttcttcctttcctccccccacccccaccccaaacaaaCAAGTCCCCAATTCTCGTCCGTCCTCGCCGCGGGCAGCGGGCGGCGGAGGCAGCGTGCCGCGGTcgccgggagccgggagcctcGGGCGCTCGCTCCTCGGCGCAGCATGTTCCAGCCGGCGCCCAAGCGCTGCTTCACCATCGAGTCGCTGGTGGCCAAGGACAGTCCCCTGCCCGCTTCGCGCTCCGAGGACCCCATCCGTCCCGCGGCGCTCAGCTACGCCAACTCCAGCCCCATAAACCCGTTCCTCAACGGCTTCCactcggccgccgccgccgccgccgccggcagGGGCGTCTACTCCAACCCGGACTTGGTGTTCGCCGAGGCGGTCTCGCACCCGCCCAACCCCGCGGTGCCCGTGCACCCGGTGCCGCCGCCGCACGCCCTGGccgcccaccccctgccctcctcgCACTCGCCACACCCCCTCTTCGCCTCGCAGCAGCGGGACCCGTCCACCTTCTACCCCTGGCTCATCCACCGCTACCGATATCTGGGCCACCGCTTCCAAGGTACGTGCCACGTCGCGGGGCTGCAGCGCGCCGCGCGTCCTGCACTGCCCTCGGCCTGCGCCGGGTGGCCGCTTGGCAAGGCCCGGGAGGAGGTTCCCCCAGCTCGCCCGCCCGCGCGCCCCGCTCGGAAACTGGGCGACGAGGGGCCCGGCGTGGTGCTGGTCCCCAGTCTCCGAAGCTGCGGCCGCTTTGGGGGCTGGCCTGGGGCCGCTCGACCCCTTCGAGAGAGACGTACACGGAGACGTTGTCTCCGAGCGGCTCTCCGGTCGAGCCAGGCTGGGACTGCCTTCTCTGAGCGTCGGCCGCCTCAGAGTCCCGGAGCCCGCGGGGTACCCAGGCTCTCCGTCTCTCCCGCGATGCCCTTGCTGCCCTGGCTCCGAGGGGCACGGCCACGGCCGGGCCGCCAGGTTCGCCTTCGACTGCGTAAGATCCAGCTCGCCGCCCACTCCTTGCCCCTTCAAGCCTAGACCCGTGACTTCTCAGTTTCCGACCCTCTTCGGGCGGCGAGGGGACCCTCGCGCCCCCAGGGCAAAGTCAaggggtttgttttttcttttttttttttttggaggccTGGGGAGGGTCCTGGAACCCGCGCGGATAGTAGCCTCGGTAGATCGGCACTCTCGCCAAGACCTGCTCAAACGGGGCGCCGAGCGTCCTCGGCGGGGAGGCAGGTTcggtctggtttttgtttgtgattttgtttttcttttaaaagaagtgaACCGGATCGGGAGACGGGCTGGATGAAAAGATCTGTTTGggtgttttcctttcttgctattttttttatttgtttgttttttttctctgggCGGGGGTAGGAGGAAAGTTAAAACTCCAGAAAAGAGGCCGAGTAATTAGTTTAGCGGTCGGAGCCGGGGGGGAAAAGACTTACCTCCCCCGACAGCCGATCAATACTCGGTGGCTTGTCCATTCATTAACCCTTTGCGTTCCTGCCGGAGCCTAGGATCCGgtggttgccccccc
The genomic region above belongs to Felis catus isolate Fca126 chromosome D2, F.catus_Fca126_mat1.0, whole genome shotgun sequence and contains:
- the EMX2 gene encoding homeobox protein EMX2 isoform X1; the encoded protein is MFQPAPKRCFTIESLVAKDSPLPASRSEDPIRPAALSYANSSPINPFLNGFHSAAAAAAAGRGVYSNPDLVFAEAVSHPPNPAVPVHPVPPPHALAAHPLPSSHSPHPLFASQQRDPSTFYPWLIHRYRYLGHRFQGNDTSPESFLLHNALARKPKRIRTAFSPSQLLRLEHAFEKNHYVVGAERKQLAHSLSLTETQVKVWFQNRRTKFKRQKLEEEGSDSQQKKKGTHHINRWRIATKQASPEEIDVTSDD
- the EMX2 gene encoding homeobox protein EMX2 isoform X2 is translated as MFQPAPKRCFTIESLVAKDSPLPASRSEDPIRPAALSYANSSPINPFLNGFHSAAAAAAAGRGVYSNPDLVFAEAVSHPPNPAVPVHPVPPPHALAAHPLPSSHSPHPLFASQQRDPSTFYPWLIHRYRYLGHRFQGKSMVSEPKDEIQKTEAGGRRLRFATKEKRDAPY